A single window of Methanothermobacter marburgensis str. Marburg DNA harbors:
- a CDS encoding FumA C-terminus/TtdB family hydratase beta subunit, with amino-acid sequence MEIKLKTPLSDEVTELKAGDIVYITGKIFTARDRAHKRIIERGAPFDIEGSVIFHAGPIIRFEEEPDTSAESITEPPARLVVVGPTTSGRMNPFQPEVIEMGVRAVIGKGGMDDRTRNALRKKGAVYLAAVGGCAALYGSAVKGIAAVHWLDLGVPEAVWELEVEDFGPLIVAMDSDGRSLYETSDDEYDLEVQRILD; translated from the coding sequence ATGGAGATAAAACTTAAAACACCACTTTCAGATGAGGTAACCGAACTTAAAGCTGGTGACATCGTTTACATCACAGGAAAAATATTCACGGCCCGTGACAGGGCCCATAAAAGGATAATTGAGAGGGGAGCCCCCTTTGATATTGAGGGCTCTGTTATATTCCATGCAGGACCCATAATAAGGTTTGAAGAGGAACCTGATACCAGCGCTGAGTCGATAACTGAACCACCCGCACGGCTTGTGGTTGTGGGGCCCACCACAAGCGGGAGAATGAACCCCTTCCAGCCAGAGGTTATAGAGATGGGTGTGAGGGCGGTTATAGGTAAGGGGGGAATGGATGATAGAACCCGGAATGCCCTCAGAAAAAAAGGCGCTGTTTACCTTGCAGCCGTGGGGGGCTGTGCGGCACTCTATGGCTCGGCAGTTAAGGGTATAGCAGCAGTGCACTGGCTGGACCTCGGTGTGCCTGAGGCGGTATGGGAACTGGAGGTCGAGGACTTCGGGCCCCTCATAGTTGCCATGGACTCGGATGGTAGAAGCCTCTATGAAACCTCAGATGATGAATACGACCTTGAGGTCCAGAGGATACTCGATTGA
- a CDS encoding biotin--[acetyl-CoA-carboxylase] ligase has product MEDYYDPCEVEVKTRYIGHEVKCFDEVDSTNNVAKRMAEDGAPEGTVVIARTQSRGRGRRGKPWISPQGGIWMSIILRPEVHPSTAPLLTLVTGVAVARTLKEECGLDVGIKWPNDILIGDKKVCGILTEAHARFNTLEYVVVGVGIDTNVDISHFPEDLREGATSIKNELQRDIKSSELISRFLKNFEDVYDSFKEGKMDEILREWRRMSKTIGRRVEIRKQLGEVVRGEAIGINSEGALILELDDGTLRKVISGECIHL; this is encoded by the coding sequence ATGGAGGATTACTATGATCCATGCGAAGTTGAGGTAAAAACCAGGTACATAGGGCATGAAGTGAAATGCTTCGATGAGGTGGACTCCACAAACAATGTGGCCAAGAGGATGGCAGAGGATGGCGCCCCGGAGGGTACAGTTGTAATTGCAAGGACCCAGTCCCGTGGAAGGGGTAGGCGGGGTAAACCCTGGATATCACCTCAGGGCGGGATATGGATGTCCATCATACTCAGGCCAGAGGTTCACCCATCAACGGCCCCCCTCCTAACACTGGTAACCGGTGTTGCAGTTGCCCGGACACTGAAGGAGGAATGTGGCCTGGACGTGGGAATAAAGTGGCCCAATGACATACTCATCGGTGATAAAAAGGTATGTGGAATACTCACAGAGGCCCATGCAAGGTTCAACACCCTCGAATATGTTGTTGTCGGTGTGGGAATCGACACCAACGTGGATATCAGCCACTTCCCGGAGGACCTCAGGGAAGGGGCAACCTCCATTAAGAATGAACTCCAGAGGGACATAAAATCCAGTGAACTGATATCAAGGTTCCTTAAAAACTTTGAGGACGTCTATGACTCCTTCAAGGAGGGTAAAATGGATGAAATTCTAAGAGAATGGAGGAGGATGTCAAAGACAATTGGCAGACGTGTTGAAATAAGGAAGCAGCTTGGTGAAGTCGTCCGTGGTGAGGCCATCGGCATCAACAGTGAGGGTGCCCTCATACTGGAACTGGACGATGGAACACTCCGCAAAGTAATATCCGGTGAATGCATACACCTCTGA
- the rtcA gene encoding RNA 3'-terminal phosphate cyclase, whose translation MDGSEGEGGGAVVRVSTALAVLKSRRIRICNIRARRPRKGLSHQHLTAVRAIAEISNGRLSGDELGSMELEFSPGRVSGGKFEFDIKTAGSTGLVLQAIMIASTASRGELDVTVRGGTDVLWAPTADYLREVTLPILGMMGYTAKLELIERGYYPEGGGVVNATIEPSTLRPLVLEGAEIHCIRGVSHSRNLPIRVAERQAESARRILERTGLDVNIRVEDASGSLGRGSGITLWAEGNTRLGATSLGKPGKRAELVGAEAAEELLGFIESGRALDRYMGDQIIPYMAIAGNSRVSTCELTLHAETNIMLAEKITRRKFRVNGERGGPARIEAL comes from the coding sequence ATTGATGGATCAGAGGGTGAGGGCGGGGGAGCCGTTGTAAGGGTTTCCACAGCCCTTGCAGTCCTGAAATCACGCAGGATACGGATATGCAATATCAGGGCCCGCAGGCCAAGGAAGGGACTGTCACACCAGCACCTCACTGCTGTGAGGGCAATTGCAGAGATAAGCAATGGCAGACTCAGTGGGGATGAACTCGGGTCAATGGAACTTGAATTTTCACCGGGACGTGTTAGTGGCGGGAAATTTGAATTTGACATAAAAACCGCTGGAAGCACGGGACTTGTCCTCCAGGCCATAATGATAGCTTCCACAGCCTCCAGAGGGGAACTGGATGTAACCGTGAGGGGCGGCACCGATGTCCTCTGGGCACCCACAGCAGACTACCTCAGGGAGGTGACGCTCCCCATCCTTGGTATGATGGGTTACACCGCAAAACTTGAATTAATTGAGAGGGGCTACTATCCCGAGGGTGGGGGTGTGGTCAATGCAACCATTGAGCCATCCACCCTCAGACCCCTGGTACTTGAAGGTGCAGAAATTCACTGTATAAGGGGTGTTTCCCACTCCAGGAACCTTCCGATCCGTGTTGCTGAGAGGCAGGCGGAATCAGCCAGAAGGATCCTTGAGAGAACAGGGCTTGATGTTAATATACGTGTTGAGGACGCCTCCGGTTCACTGGGAAGGGGCTCGGGCATCACACTCTGGGCCGAGGGCAACACAAGGCTCGGTGCCACTTCACTGGGGAAACCAGGGAAGAGGGCAGAACTGGTTGGGGCAGAGGCCGCAGAGGAACTTCTGGGTTTCATAGAATCTGGCAGAGCCCTTGACAGGTACATGGGCGATCAGATCATCCCCTACATGGCCATCGCAGGAAATTCAAGAGTTTCAACTTGTGAACTCACACTTCACGCAGAGACCAATATAATGCTTGCAGAAAAGATAACCAGAAGGAAATTCAGGGTGAATGGTGAACGTGGGGGTCCAGCCAGAATAGAGGCCCTCTGA
- a CDS encoding DUF6282 family protein: MRSRGYSIECVSGMFDFSLSEHIKLDGLVDTHIHTAPDVRDRFMNDIELASAALREGMEAVVIKSHTEPTSGRAALASEVTGMRVIGGVTLNTPVGGLNPDAVHAAAMMGGRFVWLPTVSAGRAEGDLDGVISAVAEHDMVLGTGHLKPPEIFHVLDLAADYGVGKIIINHPLTGVVGATLEEQREMSRRAYLEHCLVACMPRHDGLDFERIVESVRYVGSERCIMATDFGQGHNPSPIAGMKQFIYLMREHGFSHLDITMMCRDNPLELIS, encoded by the coding sequence TTGAGGTCCAGAGGATACTCGATTGAGTGTGTGAGCGGGATGTTTGACTTCAGCCTCTCGGAGCACATTAAACTCGATGGACTTGTGGACACCCATATCCACACAGCCCCCGATGTGAGGGATAGATTCATGAATGACATTGAACTTGCTTCCGCCGCACTCAGGGAGGGTATGGAGGCTGTTGTGATAAAGAGCCACACTGAACCCACCTCAGGGAGGGCGGCGCTGGCCTCTGAGGTTACGGGTATGCGGGTCATTGGGGGCGTTACACTGAACACTCCGGTGGGGGGCCTCAACCCGGACGCGGTCCATGCCGCAGCCATGATGGGCGGAAGGTTCGTCTGGTTACCCACGGTCTCGGCCGGGAGGGCTGAGGGTGACCTTGATGGTGTTATTTCTGCTGTTGCTGAACATGACATGGTCCTGGGAACCGGGCACCTGAAGCCCCCTGAGATATTCCATGTGCTTGACCTTGCTGCAGATTATGGTGTCGGTAAAATTATCATTAACCATCCACTGACGGGTGTTGTGGGTGCCACCCTGGAGGAGCAGAGGGAGATGTCAAGGCGGGCTTACCTTGAGCACTGCCTTGTGGCCTGCATGCCCCGCCATGATGGACTTGACTTTGAACGCATAGTCGAATCTGTGAGGTATGTTGGTTCTGAAAGGTGCATAATGGCTACTGACTTTGGGCAGGGCCACAATCCATCCCCCATTGCAGGCATGAAGCAGTTCATATACCTCATGAGGGAGCATGGATTTTCCCACTTAGATATAACGATGATGTGCCGGGATAACCCCCTTGAACTGATATCCTGA
- a CDS encoding acetyl-CoA carboxylase biotin carboxylase subunit, with protein MFSKILVANRGEIAIRVMRACRELGIKSVAVYSEADKNALFTRYADEAYEIGKPSPSQSYLRIDRIIDVAEESGAEAIHPGYGFLAENPGLGEECEKHGIKLIGPKSSVIEAMGDKITSKKLMKKAGVPVIPGTDKGVSDPDEAAEIADSIGYPVIIKASAGGGGIGMRTVYEEDELIRAMESTQSVAASAFGDPTVYIEKYLEKPRHIEFQVMADEHGNVIHLADRECSIQRRHQKLVEEAPSPIMTPELRERMGSAAVKAAEYIGYENAGTVEFLYSNGDFYFLEMNTRIQVEHPITEVITGVDLVKEQIRVASGEELSCRQEDITIRGHAIECRINAEDPLSDFAPNPGKITGYRSPGGIGVRVDSGVYMNYEIPPFYDSMISKLIVWGMDREEAINRMRRALSEYIILGVRTTIPFHKAIMKNEAFQRGELHTHFVDEYRRGIDAEMQKIVKEDQEMVERLHSTFLPPKKVAAISAAIGAYMHSRRG; from the coding sequence ATGTTCAGCAAAATCCTCGTTGCAAACCGTGGTGAAATAGCAATAAGAGTTATGCGCGCATGCAGGGAGCTCGGGATAAAAAGCGTGGCTGTTTACTCCGAAGCCGATAAGAATGCGCTCTTTACAAGGTACGCCGATGAGGCATACGAAATAGGTAAACCATCCCCATCCCAGAGCTACCTGAGAATAGACAGGATAATCGATGTGGCCGAGGAAAGCGGTGCCGAGGCCATCCATCCAGGTTACGGTTTCCTGGCAGAGAACCCTGGCCTCGGGGAGGAGTGTGAGAAACACGGAATCAAACTTATAGGTCCCAAAAGTTCCGTCATCGAGGCCATGGGGGATAAGATAACATCAAAGAAGCTCATGAAGAAGGCGGGGGTCCCTGTGATCCCTGGAACCGATAAGGGTGTGAGTGACCCTGACGAGGCCGCTGAGATAGCCGATTCAATCGGCTACCCGGTCATCATAAAGGCGTCAGCAGGTGGGGGTGGAATAGGCATGAGGACCGTCTACGAGGAGGACGAACTCATAAGGGCCATGGAGTCCACCCAGTCTGTGGCGGCATCAGCATTCGGGGATCCAACAGTATATATAGAGAAGTACCTTGAAAAGCCCCGTCACATTGAATTCCAGGTGATGGCAGATGAACATGGAAACGTTATCCACCTTGCAGACAGGGAGTGTTCAATACAGAGGCGGCACCAGAAACTGGTGGAGGAGGCACCATCACCCATCATGACCCCTGAACTGAGGGAAAGAATGGGTTCAGCAGCAGTTAAGGCCGCCGAATATATAGGTTATGAGAACGCAGGTACGGTTGAGTTCCTGTATTCAAACGGGGACTTCTACTTCCTTGAGATGAACACCAGGATACAGGTTGAGCACCCAATAACCGAGGTGATCACCGGTGTGGACCTTGTTAAGGAACAGATAAGGGTCGCCTCAGGGGAGGAACTCTCCTGCAGACAGGAGGACATAACAATAAGGGGCCATGCAATTGAGTGCAGGATAAATGCAGAGGACCCCCTATCAGATTTCGCCCCGAACCCCGGTAAGATCACAGGTTACAGGTCCCCCGGCGGAATAGGGGTCAGGGTTGACAGTGGGGTTTACATGAACTATGAGATACCACCATTCTACGACTCCATGATATCCAAACTCATAGTATGGGGAATGGACCGTGAGGAGGCAATAAACCGGATGCGGCGTGCCCTCAGTGAGTACATCATACTGGGCGTCAGAACCACAATCCCCTTCCACAAGGCAATAATGAAAAATGAGGCATTCCAGAGGGGGGAACTTCACACACACTTCGTGGATGAATACAGGCGGGGTATAGACGCTGAGATGCAGAAGATTGTCAAAGAGGACCAGGAGATGGTCGAACGCCTCCACTCAACATTTCTACCACCAAAGAAGGTTGCAGCAATATCTGCAGCCATAGGGGCATACATGCACTCAAGAAGGGGGTGA
- a CDS encoding DUF2070 family protein: MSSTKNVTDLSKYIMTLPKTEISLLSMIFISFVVGAVGFIIDMVPGISVLHDILYGGTNGVLVLGFSSIMAGAITQPWVNSLGGRRMKMKQSMFLAFFSMMIFSLIYLGGCLASSLLQSDLILNSIILASAVIFAFRLLVIWGTSNISFTNSTLISSVQPVLIVSMNIVVAFLSLATNIGYFSVIGFLLKILVASAMLILAIYSFVMVVESPMRKNLGVGSLEFLSLFLSHITEDSPELESIFSEIGEPVDTLAGVVAFQRGSDIKALFISPSVHPGPIGTIGGANMPTILSERFDTFTMVAHGPSTHDFNPVSVRELEKVESAVREALDGMEYHEGASKFRRYTRNSATIGVQFLGDGMLILATMAPSGFDDIEFGVGLSMMNLAGGRCGSKNVVVVDCHNSFQGETGRILAGNPEMFDLLDAVDSIECPPRHHKLRVGCAQRKMDGLSKEDGIGQSGVMVMVVEAGEQRTAYVLLDANNMVMGFRDEILEELLKLDIDEAEVMTTDTHFVNTLSGGHNPIGKHRRDEIIEEIKKAVSEAVDDLEEVRAGCRVVRIRGLNTLGPTNSTELVSTISSIVAVSRLIAPLIFVLALIFVFAWIFYWA; this comes from the coding sequence ATGTCAAGCACAAAGAATGTGACTGATCTCTCAAAGTACATCATGACCCTCCCGAAAACCGAAATATCACTCCTCTCAATGATATTTATAAGCTTCGTTGTGGGTGCTGTGGGGTTTATAATCGATATGGTCCCTGGGATAAGCGTACTCCATGACATACTTTATGGGGGAACCAATGGAGTGCTTGTCCTTGGATTTTCATCAATAATGGCCGGTGCCATCACCCAGCCATGGGTCAACTCGCTGGGTGGTAGAAGGATGAAGATGAAGCAGTCCATGTTCCTGGCATTCTTCTCCATGATGATCTTCTCCCTCATCTACCTTGGGGGGTGCCTGGCATCATCCCTACTGCAGAGCGACCTCATACTCAACTCCATAATACTCGCCTCTGCTGTTATATTCGCCTTCCGCCTGCTGGTGATCTGGGGAACCTCAAACATAAGCTTCACAAATTCAACCCTGATATCCTCTGTGCAACCAGTTCTAATAGTGAGCATGAACATCGTTGTGGCATTCCTGAGCCTCGCCACAAACATTGGCTACTTCAGTGTGATAGGATTTTTACTGAAGATACTTGTTGCCTCAGCAATGCTCATACTTGCCATCTACTCATTTGTCATGGTGGTTGAGTCACCAATGAGAAAGAACCTTGGAGTCGGCTCACTGGAGTTCCTGAGCCTCTTTCTCTCACATATAACCGAGGATTCGCCTGAACTTGAAAGCATCTTCAGTGAGATCGGTGAACCCGTGGACACCCTTGCGGGCGTGGTGGCATTCCAGAGGGGCTCCGATATAAAGGCCCTATTCATAAGCCCCTCTGTACACCCGGGTCCAATAGGGACCATAGGCGGTGCCAACATGCCCACCATACTCTCTGAGAGATTTGACACATTCACAATGGTGGCCCATGGCCCTTCAACCCATGACTTCAACCCGGTATCCGTGCGGGAACTGGAAAAGGTTGAGAGTGCCGTCAGGGAGGCACTTGATGGTATGGAGTACCATGAGGGCGCCAGTAAATTCAGGAGATACACCAGAAACAGCGCCACCATCGGAGTCCAGTTCCTTGGCGATGGCATGCTGATCCTTGCAACAATGGCCCCCAGTGGATTTGATGACATAGAATTTGGTGTGGGGCTTTCAATGATGAACCTTGCAGGGGGCCGCTGCGGATCAAAAAATGTGGTTGTTGTGGACTGTCACAACTCATTCCAGGGCGAAACAGGCCGGATACTTGCAGGTAACCCTGAAATGTTCGACCTACTTGATGCTGTGGACTCCATTGAGTGCCCTCCACGCCACCATAAGCTGAGGGTTGGCTGTGCCCAGAGGAAAATGGATGGACTCTCAAAGGAGGATGGTATTGGACAGAGCGGAGTTATGGTCATGGTGGTTGAGGCCGGAGAACAGAGGACTGCCTACGTGCTCCTTGACGCCAATAACATGGTCATGGGCTTCAGGGACGAGATACTGGAGGAACTTCTGAAGCTGGACATAGATGAAGCCGAGGTTATGACAACCGACACCCACTTTGTGAACACCCTTTCAGGAGGCCACAACCCCATCGGAAAACACAGAAGGGATGAGATCATAGAAGAGATCAAAAAGGCGGTTTCAGAGGCGGTTGATGACCTTGAGGAGGTAAGGGCAGGGTGCCGGGTCGTTAGAATAAGGGGTCTGAATACCCTCGGCCCCACCAATTCAACGGAACTCGTATCAACCATAAGTTCAATCGTTGCTGTGAGCCGTTTGATAGCACCCCTCATATTCGTACTTGCACTTATATTCGTCTTTGCCTGGATATTCTACTGGGCCTGA
- a CDS encoding EMC6-like membrane protein has product MDIDAKMTALHVPAGIVAAVVSFYLSNGSIAVLGKNQALGTFVGLVILLIVGNIAERLFGKEEVGGFKGWLWSGIVPFLFIWFVVWAILITSTTITP; this is encoded by the coding sequence ATGGATATTGATGCTAAAATGACTGCTCTTCACGTTCCAGCAGGTATAGTGGCTGCTGTGGTGTCATTTTACCTTTCAAATGGTTCAATAGCAGTTCTTGGAAAAAATCAGGCGCTCGGCACCTTCGTGGGCCTTGTGATTCTGTTGATTGTTGGAAATATTGCAGAAAGGTTATTCGGTAAGGAAGAGGTTGGGGGATTCAAGGGGTGGCTCTGGAGCGGTATAGTGCCATTTCTCTTCATCTGGTTCGTTGTATGGGCAATACTCATAACTTCAACCACAATAACCCCATAG
- a CDS encoding TIGR03576 family pyridoxal phosphate-dependent enzyme — MFHDHLNEVKRREHALQIIGERIASGGREGIYDLTGLSGGFPLEMEDIGLLETYVGPAVFEERLQTAGRKHMGGEMVAAFNRTSSAILASILELAEPGSLVVHYLPELPSHPSIPSSTQLAAARYHETDDFTEDIPENTSLVVVTGSTMDHRVVDESELQQIIERAHSAGVPVLVDDASGARLRTVLFNQKRACDLGADLAVTSTDKLMHGPRGGLLAGRSDLVERVKSRAYRFGLEAQPPLIAAMVRALESFDPSEILNALERKGYLLEALRDLNVEETPTGIMIKPDSLEELYDSTCTGDEIAVALSMLLLSDHGIITIPAVGMPGASKTLRFDLASRDAERLVPELLREAIEDAVDKLSGIISDRKMMEKLIFGS; from the coding sequence ATGTTTCATGATCACCTGAATGAGGTTAAGCGCAGGGAACACGCCCTCCAGATAATAGGGGAGCGTATTGCCAGCGGGGGCCGTGAGGGAATATATGATCTCACAGGTCTTTCAGGGGGCTTTCCCCTTGAGATGGAGGATATTGGTCTTCTTGAGACGTACGTGGGACCTGCGGTCTTTGAGGAGAGACTCCAGACAGCTGGCAGAAAGCACATGGGTGGTGAGATGGTGGCCGCCTTTAACAGGACAAGCAGCGCAATACTTGCATCCATACTGGAACTTGCAGAGCCAGGTTCACTGGTTGTGCACTACCTCCCGGAGCTCCCATCCCATCCATCCATCCCGTCAAGCACCCAACTGGCAGCAGCAAGGTACCATGAGACAGATGACTTCACCGAGGATATACCCGAAAACACATCTCTCGTGGTTGTGACAGGTTCGACAATGGACCACAGGGTGGTTGATGAATCGGAGCTCCAGCAGATAATTGAAAGGGCCCACTCTGCTGGGGTCCCGGTACTTGTGGATGATGCATCAGGCGCCAGGCTGAGGACGGTTCTATTTAACCAGAAGAGGGCATGTGACCTGGGAGCAGACCTTGCAGTTACAAGCACCGATAAACTGATGCACGGGCCAAGGGGGGGTCTTCTCGCAGGAAGATCCGACCTTGTGGAGCGGGTTAAATCAAGGGCCTACCGGTTCGGACTTGAGGCCCAGCCACCACTTATCGCTGCAATGGTGAGGGCACTGGAGAGCTTTGACCCATCTGAAATTCTCAACGCCCTTGAGAGGAAGGGGTACCTTCTTGAGGCTCTGAGGGACCTCAATGTGGAGGAGACACCCACGGGTATCATGATAAAACCTGATTCACTGGAGGAACTCTATGATTCCACATGCACCGGTGATGAAATCGCCGTGGCCCTTTCAATGCTGCTTCTCTCTGACCATGGAATAATAACCATACCCGCTGTGGGGATGCCAGGGGCATCAAAGACACTGAGGTTTGACCTGGCATCAAGGGATGCAGAGAGGCTTGTGCCTGAACTTCTGAGGGAGGCAATTGAGGACGCAGTGGATAAACTTTCTGGCATCATCAGCGACAGGAAAATGATGGAGAAACTTATCTTCGGGTCATGA
- a CDS encoding TIGR00288 family NYN domain-containing protein — protein sequence MRSFEKLTSLKEYIPIKKKEGGEKNIGLLVDGPNMLRKEFSLNLDLVRKIMSEYGNMRVGKVLLNQYASDKLIEAIVNQGFTPIVVAGDTDVYMAVEAMELIYNPNIDIIALMTRDADFLPIINKAKENGKDTIVIGAEPGFSAALQNSADHAIILKPENGRPRKGNVAGETD from the coding sequence ATGCGAAGTTTTGAAAAACTGACTTCCCTTAAGGAATACATTCCCATCAAGAAAAAGGAGGGCGGTGAAAAGAACATTGGCCTTCTTGTGGATGGGCCGAACATGCTCAGAAAGGAATTCAGTCTGAACCTGGACCTTGTAAGGAAGATAATGTCTGAATACGGGAATATGCGTGTTGGAAAGGTTCTTCTGAACCAGTACGCCTCTGATAAACTGATAGAGGCCATTGTGAACCAGGGCTTTACACCAATTGTCGTGGCTGGAGATACCGATGTCTACATGGCTGTTGAGGCCATGGAACTGATATACAACCCTAATATTGATATAATAGCCCTCATGACACGCGACGCTGATTTTCTACCCATAATAAACAAGGCAAAGGAAAATGGTAAGGATACAATTGTGATAGGCGCCGAGCCAGGTTTCAGTGCTGCACTTCAGAATTCTGCGGACCATGCCATAATCCTGAAACCGGAGAATGGCAGGCCAAGGAAAGGGAATGTTGCCGGGGAAACTGATTGA
- the rqcH gene encoding ribosome rescue protein RqcH: protein MKTMSNVDVFAVTRELNDILSGARVDKAYQPLRDTVIIRFHVPGEGRMDVVMQAGVRIHRTDYPPENPKIPPSFPMLLRKHLRGGIVREVRQHSFDRIVEIEIEKEQKYTLVVELFSKGNIILLNQEGEIILPLKRKTWSDRRIASRERYEYPPSRGIHPLRYEIGELEEMLKNSDTDLIRTLARNGFGGLYAEEIILRSGLDKKRAASTLSRDEIEKIESAINELFKPLRDLKFNPHIIKNGEGDVLPIELMVYRDREREYFETFNEAADEFFSSIFREELRKVHEAEWEKEVEKFRKRLRIQRETLQKFQDTIDTSTRKGDLLYAHYAAVEDVLRTIRDAREKYSWKEIRKIIADARSKGMVEAQMIQEIDGMGNMTLLIDGERIRIDPTLGVPENAEVYYEKAKKAKRKIKGVLQAIEKTEREIEKVEKRRDDALRNIMVPQKRVKRKLRWFEKFRWFISSDDFLVIGGRDAGTNEMVVKRHMEPRDIYLHSDIHGAPSVVIKSEGREVPETTIQEAAVFAASFSSAWTRGFTSLDVYWVHPEQVSKTPRSGEFVARGAFIIRGTRNYIRGVPLKVAVGVVDHDGERVMCGPPSAVKKRTDNFVVVKPGYTKKEALAKAIKSKIDPENLFQLEDFVRVLPPGKGDIVTGD, encoded by the coding sequence ATGAAGACAATGTCAAACGTTGATGTTTTTGCAGTTACCAGGGAACTCAATGATATTCTAAGTGGTGCCAGGGTGGATAAGGCCTATCAACCCCTCAGGGACACTGTGATAATCAGATTCCATGTGCCGGGCGAGGGGAGGATGGATGTGGTTATGCAGGCAGGTGTCAGGATACACAGAACAGATTATCCCCCTGAAAATCCAAAGATTCCCCCATCATTCCCCATGCTCCTCCGAAAGCACCTCAGGGGTGGAATCGTGAGGGAGGTCCGGCAGCACAGCTTTGACAGGATAGTGGAGATAGAAATCGAGAAGGAGCAGAAATACACCCTCGTGGTGGAACTGTTCTCAAAGGGGAACATAATACTCCTGAACCAGGAAGGGGAGATAATACTGCCCCTTAAACGGAAAACCTGGAGTGACCGTCGAATAGCGTCCCGTGAAAGGTATGAGTACCCCCCCTCAAGGGGTATCCACCCCCTCAGATATGAGATAGGTGAACTTGAGGAGATGCTGAAAAACTCAGACACCGACCTCATAAGGACCCTTGCAAGAAACGGGTTTGGGGGCCTCTATGCAGAGGAGATCATCCTGAGGTCCGGTCTCGACAAGAAAAGAGCAGCCAGCACCCTGAGCAGAGATGAGATAGAAAAAATCGAGTCTGCAATAAATGAACTCTTCAAGCCGCTCAGGGACCTCAAATTCAACCCCCACATCATAAAGAACGGTGAGGGTGACGTGCTCCCCATTGAACTCATGGTGTACCGTGATAGGGAGAGGGAGTACTTTGAAACCTTCAACGAGGCTGCAGACGAGTTCTTCAGTTCAATATTCAGGGAGGAACTCAGGAAGGTCCATGAGGCTGAGTGGGAGAAAGAGGTTGAGAAATTCAGAAAGCGACTCAGGATACAGAGGGAGACCCTCCAGAAATTCCAGGACACAATAGATACCTCAACAAGAAAGGGCGACCTCCTATATGCACACTACGCAGCCGTTGAGGATGTGCTTAGAACAATAAGGGATGCCCGTGAAAAATACTCCTGGAAGGAAATACGGAAGATAATAGCTGATGCCCGCAGTAAGGGAATGGTGGAGGCCCAGATGATCCAGGAGATCGATGGGATGGGAAACATGACACTTCTTATTGACGGTGAAAGGATAAGGATTGACCCGACGCTGGGGGTTCCAGAGAACGCAGAGGTCTACTATGAAAAGGCCAAGAAAGCCAAAAGGAAAATAAAGGGTGTGCTCCAGGCAATCGAGAAAACAGAGAGAGAAATTGAGAAGGTTGAGAAGAGAAGGGACGACGCACTCAGAAACATCATGGTCCCGCAGAAAAGGGTTAAGAGGAAACTCCGCTGGTTTGAAAAATTCCGCTGGTTCATCTCATCAGACGACTTCCTTGTAATTGGTGGAAGGGACGCCGGCACCAACGAGATGGTGGTGAAGAGGCATATGGAGCCAAGGGACATATACCTCCACTCAGATATCCATGGTGCTCCATCGGTGGTTATAAAAAGTGAGGGTCGGGAGGTCCCCGAAACAACCATTCAGGAAGCCGCGGTTTTTGCAGCGTCATTTTCAAGTGCCTGGACCCGGGGGTTCACATCCCTGGATGTCTACTGGGTCCATCCAGAACAGGTTTCAAAGACTCCCAGGTCCGGGGAATTCGTAGCAAGGGGGGCCTTCATCATAAGGGGCACCAGGAATTACATAAGGGGTGTTCCCCTCAAGGTGGCTGTTGGTGTGGTGGACCACGATGGGGAGAGGGTGATGTGCGGCCCCCCATCAGCGGTGAAAAAAAGAACAGATAATTTTGTCGTGGTAAAACCCGGTTACACCAAAAAAGAGGCCCTTGCAAAGGCCATAAAATCAAAAATCGATCCTGAGAATCTATTCCAGCTTGAGGACTTTGTAAGGGTCCTTCCACCTGGAAAGGGTGACATTGTTACGGGAGATTAG